A single window of Synechococcus sp. CBW1004 DNA harbors:
- a CDS encoding carbohydrate ABC transporter permease has translation MRALLLAWTMAPLVWQLYSSLVTPEALVDPGAVAPGAFWTLENYRQLLQADPPIWRYLLNSTIVGAGTTALTLTLAVPCAYALQRLRGGLRWLATLALLAAAIFPTVLLFLALLQLARALGFGNQLLALCLPYTGLSLPLAVLLLRAAFADLPPELEDAARLEGLNLMARLRHVLLPLLAPAMGSTAILVFLGSWNEYPIALTWISRPELLTLPPAIARIAGSSLFTVPYGAFAAATVLGSLPLLLLVLLFQRAIVSGLTQGAIKG, from the coding sequence ATGAGAGCCCTGCTGCTGGCCTGGACCATGGCACCACTGGTGTGGCAGCTCTACAGCTCGCTCGTCACCCCCGAGGCCCTGGTCGATCCCGGTGCCGTGGCACCAGGGGCGTTCTGGACCCTGGAGAACTACCGCCAGCTCCTGCAGGCTGATCCACCCATCTGGCGCTACCTGCTGAACAGCACGATCGTGGGGGCCGGCACCACGGCGCTCACCCTGACGCTGGCGGTGCCCTGCGCCTACGCCCTGCAGCGTCTGCGCGGTGGCCTGCGCTGGCTCGCGACCCTGGCCCTGCTGGCGGCCGCGATCTTCCCGACCGTGCTGCTGTTCCTGGCCCTGCTGCAGCTGGCCCGCGCCCTGGGCTTCGGCAATCAGCTTCTGGCATTGTGCCTGCCCTACACGGGCCTGTCGCTGCCGCTGGCGGTGCTGCTCCTGCGAGCCGCCTTCGCCGATCTGCCTCCGGAGCTGGAGGATGCGGCACGGCTCGAGGGGCTCAATCTGATGGCACGGCTGCGGCACGTGCTGCTGCCTCTGCTCGCACCGGCGATGGGCAGTACCGCCATCCTGGTGTTCCTGGGCAGCTGGAATGAATATCCGATCGCCCTCACCTGGATCAGTCGCCCCGAACTGCTGACCCTGCCCCCGGCGATCGCCCGCATCGCCGGCTCGTCGCTGTTCACGGTGCCCTACGGGGCGTTTGCGGCGGCCACCGTGCTCGGCAGCCTGCCGCTGCTGCTGCTGGTGCTGCTGTTCCAGCGCGCCATCGTGAGCGGGCTCACCCAGGGAGCGATCAAGGGATGA
- a CDS encoding extracellular solute-binding protein: MAVLLGVLLSLALAFLPGALLPSALRAPPQAPPITVRVLMPSPFVDATAPLVAAFNHEHRDLRIEVARGPLDTEAMSDLAIGSLLLGSTPYDLLLMDVSWTARYVAAGWLTPLEDLLGDDALDAMVPGARLGNGFGGHLWRMPLTGDTGLLYWRTDLMDQPPRTTEELERIARRLQQEGKVRWGYVWQGRQYEGLSCVMLEAIHAFGGRWWQPGEGRAGGHTELDGAGAVRAAAWLDSLVRTGVSPAAVANFAENEALQLFAAGDAAFLRNWPYAWREIEKGGGPVVGKVGVSPVISAPGERSGGTLGTWGLSLLKGSAHPQQAAEVIRWFTGPETQKALVLDQGYAPTWAALYDDPDLQRRHPLLDVQRQALEQGPLVRPLTPLYAQLSDLLQRQVNGMLTDPRPAATAMATAQGQSEVLLASAAGEAP, from the coding sequence TTGGCCGTTCTGCTGGGTGTGCTGCTCAGCCTGGCCCTGGCCTTCCTGCCGGGTGCCCTGCTTCCCTCGGCCCTGCGCGCCCCGCCGCAGGCTCCCCCCATAACGGTGCGGGTGCTGATGCCCTCACCGTTCGTCGATGCCACGGCGCCGCTGGTGGCGGCCTTCAACCACGAGCACCGCGATCTGCGCATCGAGGTGGCGCGCGGGCCGCTCGACACCGAGGCGATGTCTGATCTGGCGATCGGCAGCCTGCTGCTGGGCTCCACCCCCTACGACCTGCTGCTGATGGATGTCAGCTGGACAGCCCGCTACGTGGCCGCCGGCTGGCTGACGCCCCTGGAGGATCTGCTGGGCGACGACGCGCTTGACGCGATGGTGCCAGGAGCGCGGCTCGGCAACGGCTTCGGCGGCCATCTGTGGCGCATGCCGCTCACCGGCGACACGGGGCTGCTCTACTGGCGCACCGATCTGATGGATCAGCCGCCCCGCACCACCGAGGAGCTCGAGCGGATCGCGCGACGGCTGCAGCAGGAGGGCAAGGTGCGCTGGGGCTACGTCTGGCAGGGGCGCCAGTACGAGGGCCTGAGCTGCGTGATGCTCGAAGCCATCCACGCCTTCGGCGGCCGCTGGTGGCAGCCGGGCGAGGGGCGCGCGGGCGGGCACACCGAACTCGATGGCGCCGGGGCCGTGCGGGCCGCCGCCTGGCTGGACTCGCTGGTGCGCACCGGCGTCAGCCCCGCCGCGGTGGCCAACTTCGCGGAGAACGAAGCGCTGCAGCTGTTCGCCGCCGGTGATGCCGCCTTCCTGCGCAACTGGCCCTACGCCTGGCGCGAGATCGAGAAGGGGGGCGGTCCGGTGGTCGGCAAGGTCGGTGTCAGTCCGGTGATCAGCGCCCCGGGCGAGCGCAGCGGCGGCACGCTCGGAACCTGGGGCCTGTCGCTGCTTAAGGGCAGCGCCCATCCGCAGCAGGCCGCCGAGGTGATCCGCTGGTTCACCGGCCCCGAAACCCAGAAGGCGCTGGTGCTCGATCAGGGCTACGCCCCCACCTGGGCCGCTCTCTATGACGATCCCGACCTGCAGCGCCGCCATCCGCTGCTGGACGTGCAGCGCCAGGCCCTGGAGCAGGGGCCGCTGGTACGGCCGCTGACGCCCCTCTATGCCCAGCTCAGTGATCTGCTGCAACGCCAGGTGAACGGCATGCTCACCGATCCGCGTCCCGCCGCCACGGCCATGGCGACGGCCCAGGGCCAGAGCGAAGTCCTGCTGGCCTCGGCCGCGGGGGAGGCTCCATGA
- a CDS encoding DUF3598 family protein has product MASQWQNFLQNLGVWRGSFTGISPSGAVLKDTPSLLTLAAGETDATGAVTMVRFGLQRFEGGDRGAAPSSDMGQEYRSLGRQVVFFETGTFCKGSLQLAPSTVFGGEFGFLHGDRRHRLVLLYGEDGARDQLVLIREFRQGSAAQECPPLTPEQLQGTWRGSSATITADWPEPDHTTVELSFGPEQLAAFQWLPDGGYVSWPEQVSHRQAFTTEGGWLTGPNRLERLIRRYDGSGAWLSATHEILSR; this is encoded by the coding sequence ATGGCCAGTCAGTGGCAGAACTTTCTGCAGAACCTTGGCGTGTGGCGCGGCTCCTTCACCGGGATCAGCCCCTCCGGGGCGGTGCTGAAGGACACGCCTTCGCTGCTGACTCTGGCCGCCGGTGAGACCGACGCCACCGGGGCGGTCACGATGGTGCGCTTCGGCCTGCAGCGCTTCGAGGGGGGCGACCGGGGCGCCGCTCCCAGCAGCGACATGGGCCAGGAGTACCGCAGTCTCGGCCGCCAGGTGGTGTTCTTCGAGACGGGCACCTTCTGCAAGGGCTCGCTGCAGCTGGCGCCGAGCACCGTGTTCGGCGGCGAATTCGGTTTCCTCCACGGCGACCGCCGTCACCGCCTGGTGCTGCTCTACGGCGAGGACGGCGCCCGCGACCAGTTGGTGCTGATCCGCGAATTCCGGCAGGGCAGCGCCGCCCAGGAGTGCCCGCCGCTGACGCCAGAACAGCTGCAGGGAACCTGGAGGGGCAGCAGCGCCACGATCACGGCCGACTGGCCCGAGCCGGATCACACCACGGTCGAGCTGTCGTTCGGCCCCGAGCAGCTGGCGGCCTTCCAGTGGCTGCCCGATGGCGGTTACGTGTCCTGGCCGGAGCAGGTGAGCCACCGCCAGGCCTTCACCACCGAAGGCGGCTGGTTGACCGGTCCGAACCGGCTGGAGCGCCTGATCCGCCGCTACGACGGCAGCGGCGCCTGGCTATCCGCCACCCACGAGATCCTCAGCCGCTGA
- a CDS encoding inositol monophosphatase family protein produces the protein MSTPDLEALSLTGRSQRGSGLSAAEVAELALTARLAAEAGGRALEGHFGRLERIREKGRAGDLVTEADEAAEAAVLAVLAERSPGVGVLAEESGRRAGSGDLEWCVDPLDGTTNFAHSFPFFATSVGLTWRGLPLLGALAVPALRQFFWAAPGHGAWCNDTPMQVSGAEQLGDSLLATGFAYDRHGRLDNNYAEFAWFTHRTRGVRRPGAAAVDLAYVASGQLDGYWERGLSPWDLAAGVALVELAGGVVCSYEGGPLEISSGRLIACSPGLLQALMQGLASCRPLPGACYGAPELDEAAAGG, from the coding sequence ATGAGCACCCCTGATCTGGAGGCCCTGAGCCTCACCGGCCGCTCCCAGCGCGGCAGCGGCCTGAGCGCGGCCGAGGTGGCCGAGCTGGCCCTCACGGCACGCCTGGCGGCCGAGGCCGGCGGCCGGGCCCTGGAAGGCCACTTCGGTCGCCTGGAACGGATCCGCGAAAAGGGGCGGGCCGGCGATCTGGTCACCGAAGCCGACGAGGCCGCCGAGGCGGCGGTGCTCGCGGTACTGGCCGAGCGCAGCCCTGGCGTGGGCGTGCTCGCCGAAGAGAGTGGTCGCCGTGCCGGCTCTGGCGATCTGGAGTGGTGCGTCGATCCCCTGGATGGCACCACCAACTTCGCCCACAGCTTCCCGTTCTTCGCCACCTCGGTGGGTCTCACCTGGCGTGGGCTGCCGCTGCTGGGGGCTCTGGCGGTGCCGGCCCTGCGCCAGTTCTTCTGGGCGGCACCCGGGCATGGCGCCTGGTGCAACGACACCCCGATGCAGGTCAGCGGTGCGGAGCAGTTGGGCGATTCGCTGCTCGCCACCGGCTTCGCCTACGACCGTCACGGGCGACTGGACAACAACTACGCCGAATTCGCCTGGTTCACGCATCGTACCCGCGGCGTGCGCCGGCCGGGCGCTGCGGCGGTGGATCTGGCCTACGTGGCCTCCGGCCAGCTGGACGGCTACTGGGAGCGGGGCCTGTCGCCGTGGGATCTGGCCGCCGGCGTCGCCCTGGTGGAGCTGGCCGGTGGCGTGGTCTGCAGCTACGAGGGCGGCCCCCTCGAGATCAGCAGCGGCCGCCTGATCGCCTGCAGCCCGGGCCTGCTGCAGGCGCTGATGCAGGGCCTGGCCTCCTGCCGCCCCCTGCCCGGCGCCTGCTACGGCGCCCCGGAACTGGATGAGGCTGCCGCTGGGGGCTGA
- a CDS encoding ABC transporter ATP-binding protein: protein MNPLPTMDAAQERPGLRLDAVSRRLGERCLLDALSLSVGAGECLALLGPSGCGKTTTLRLLAGLDPVSSGRILLGGQDITDQPGGQRQVAMVFQSYALYPHLSVHGNLSLGLRIRGVPLREREQRIASVLELLQLSDLQQRRPAQLSGGQRQRVALARALLRQPRLVLLDEPMSNLDAQLREELRPELRRLLCGGEPPVIYVTHDQQEAMGMADRIALLRDGRLQQLGTARELYAKPANRFVAGFLGRPAINLLPPEGGRQLGLRPEHLRPVNEGGLPARLQRREWWGSQQLLWLETPRGELRMLLGAQIELGEGLQVGWNLDDELWFDAAGGERLDAVQAGG from the coding sequence ATGAACCCACTGCCGACAATGGATGCAGCACAGGAGCGGCCAGGACTGCGGCTCGACGCCGTGAGCCGGCGGCTGGGGGAACGCTGCCTGCTCGATGCGCTCAGCCTGTCGGTAGGGGCCGGTGAATGCCTGGCGCTGCTCGGGCCGAGCGGCTGCGGCAAGACCACCACCCTGCGCCTGCTGGCGGGTCTCGATCCGGTGAGCAGCGGTCGCATCCTGCTCGGCGGCCAGGACATCACCGACCAGCCGGGCGGACAGCGGCAGGTGGCGATGGTGTTTCAGAGCTACGCCCTGTATCCCCACCTGAGCGTGCACGGCAACCTCAGCCTCGGCCTGCGCATCCGGGGCGTGCCGCTGCGGGAACGGGAACAGCGGATCGCATCCGTGCTGGAGCTGCTGCAGCTGAGCGACCTGCAGCAGCGCCGCCCCGCCCAGCTCTCGGGCGGCCAGCGCCAGCGGGTGGCCCTGGCCCGGGCCCTGCTGCGCCAGCCCCGCCTGGTGCTGCTCGATGAACCGATGAGCAACCTCGACGCCCAGCTGCGCGAGGAGCTGCGCCCGGAGCTGCGGCGGCTGCTCTGCGGCGGCGAACCGCCGGTGATCTACGTCACCCACGACCAGCAGGAGGCGATGGGGATGGCCGACCGCATCGCCCTGCTGCGCGATGGCCGCCTGCAGCAGCTCGGCACCGCCCGCGAGCTCTATGCGAAGCCCGCCAATCGCTTCGTGGCCGGCTTCCTGGGGCGGCCGGCGATCAACCTGCTGCCGCCGGAGGGGGGCCGGCAGCTGGGGCTGCGGCCGGAGCATCTGCGGCCGGTGAACGAGGGCGGCCTGCCGGCGCGGCTGCAGCGGCGCGAATGGTGGGGATCGCAGCAGCTGCTCTGGCTGGAGACGCCCCGAGGCGAGCTGCGCATGCTGCTCGGTGCCCAGATTGAACTGGGCGAGGGGCTTCAGGTGGGCTGGAACCTGGACGATGAACTGTGGTTCGATGCCGCAGGCGGCGAACGCCTCGACGCCGTTCAGGCCGGCGGCTGA
- a CDS encoding ATP phosphoribosyltransferase regulatory subunit: MALQPAAGARDRNPWEVDSNRRLRAQLAEVYRLWGYQEVDPPTIERLDTLEAGGAIAGREVVRLAADEPLGLRPELTASIARAACTRLADRPRPLRLWADGVTFRSSVAEGDGQRLHEAIQSGVELLGEPSAAADRELMQLLLAATATLGLRPEHQPTLLVGHHGLLDALLEPLPEAQRSVTRRALTDFDPLALAQLPLPEEQRQRLTALLTLRGEPASVLAELEQWIGRVPLLESLAATLAAVAPAAERQGVRLQLDPTFQPHFDLYDGLVLKLVCQGADAPVAIASGGRYDGLVRRFSADPDQAAGTGFGFAIEAIRDLLQQHAPQSQAPAPWLVASGKGDLEAVLGRMAELHQAGEAAELHGRPCNSEAEAEQLALLRGCRGAIWLAG; the protein is encoded by the coding sequence ATGGCCCTGCAACCCGCCGCCGGCGCCCGCGACCGCAACCCCTGGGAGGTGGACAGCAACCGTCGGCTGCGCGCTCAGCTGGCCGAGGTGTACCGCCTGTGGGGCTATCAGGAGGTGGATCCCCCGACGATCGAGCGACTGGACACGCTCGAAGCCGGCGGCGCCATCGCCGGCAGGGAGGTGGTGCGCCTGGCGGCCGATGAACCGCTGGGCCTGCGGCCCGAACTGACCGCCTCGATCGCCCGCGCCGCCTGCACCCGCCTGGCGGATCGCCCCCGGCCGCTGCGGCTGTGGGCCGATGGCGTCACCTTCCGCAGCTCCGTCGCCGAAGGCGATGGCCAGCGGCTGCATGAGGCGATCCAGAGCGGCGTGGAACTGCTGGGCGAACCCTCGGCCGCCGCCGATCGTGAGCTGATGCAGCTGCTGCTGGCGGCCACCGCCACCCTGGGCCTGCGGCCCGAGCATCAGCCCACCCTGCTGGTGGGCCACCACGGCCTGCTCGATGCCCTGCTGGAGCCGCTGCCGGAGGCGCAGCGCAGCGTCACCCGCCGGGCTCTCACCGACTTCGATCCTCTCGCTCTGGCCCAGCTGCCCCTGCCTGAAGAGCAACGCCAGCGGCTGACGGCCCTGCTCACCCTGCGGGGCGAACCCGCCTCCGTTCTGGCCGAACTGGAGCAATGGATCGGCCGGGTTCCCTTGCTCGAGAGCCTGGCCGCCACCCTGGCCGCGGTGGCACCGGCGGCCGAGCGGCAAGGGGTGCGCCTGCAGCTCGACCCCACCTTCCAGCCCCACTTCGATCTCTATGACGGCCTGGTGCTGAAACTCGTCTGCCAGGGCGCCGACGCCCCGGTGGCGATCGCCAGTGGCGGCCGCTACGACGGGCTGGTGCGCCGCTTCAGCGCCGATCCGGATCAGGCGGCGGGCACCGGCTTCGGCTTCGCGATCGAGGCGATCCGCGACCTGCTGCAGCAGCACGCTCCCCAGAGCCAGGCGCCGGCCCCCTGGCTGGTGGCGTCGGGCAAGGGCGATCTGGAGGCGGTGCTGGGCCGCATGGCGGAGCTGCATCAGGCGGGCGAGGCGGCCGAGCTGCATGGCCGGCCCTGCAACAGCGAGGCCGAGGCCGAGCAGCTGGCGCTGCTGCGCGGCTGCCGGGGGGCGATCTGGCTGGCTGGCTAG
- the pstB gene encoding phosphate ABC transporter ATP-binding protein PstB has product MTSTLASPASVSTSTCMALENVTISYGSFEAVRNVFMNIPYGKVTAFIGPSGCGKSTVLRALNRMNDLIPGCHLKGKVVFEGQDLYHPRVDPVEVRRRIGMVFQKPNPFPKSIYENIAFGARINGYRGDMDELVERSLRKAAVWDECKDKLQDSGLALSGGQQQRLCIARAIATEPDVILMDEPCSALDPISTLKIEETMHELKRNYTIIIVTHNMQQAVRVADMTAFFNAEAVEGGSGKVGYLVEYSETEKIFNAPGQQATQDYVSGRFG; this is encoded by the coding sequence ATGACCTCCACCCTCGCCAGCCCGGCCAGCGTCAGCACCAGCACCTGCATGGCGCTGGAGAACGTGACGATCTCCTACGGCAGCTTTGAAGCGGTGCGCAATGTCTTCATGAACATTCCGTACGGGAAGGTCACCGCCTTCATCGGCCCCTCCGGCTGCGGCAAATCCACGGTGTTGCGCGCCCTGAACCGGATGAACGACCTGATTCCGGGCTGCCACCTGAAGGGCAAGGTGGTGTTTGAAGGTCAGGACCTCTATCACCCCCGCGTCGATCCGGTGGAGGTGCGGCGTCGCATCGGCATGGTGTTTCAGAAGCCGAACCCGTTCCCGAAGAGCATCTACGAGAACATCGCCTTCGGTGCCCGGATCAATGGCTACCGCGGTGACATGGATGAACTCGTCGAGCGCTCCCTGCGCAAGGCGGCGGTGTGGGATGAATGCAAGGACAAACTGCAGGACAGCGGCCTGGCCCTCTCCGGCGGCCAGCAACAACGCCTCTGCATCGCCCGCGCCATCGCCACCGAGCCGGATGTGATTCTGATGGACGAGCCCTGCTCAGCCCTCGATCCGATCTCCACCCTGAAGATCGAGGAGACGATGCATGAACTCAAGCGCAACTACACGATCATCATCGTCACCCACAACATGCAGCAGGCCGTGCGCGTGGCTGACATGACGGCCTTCTTCAACGCCGAGGCCGTGGAAGGCGGTAGCGGCAAGGTGGGCTATCTGGTGGAGTACAGCGAAACCGAGAAGATCTTCAATGCCCCCGGCCAGCAAGCCACCCAGGACTACGTGAGCGGCCGCTTCGGCTGA
- a CDS encoding 2Fe-2S iron-sulfur cluster-binding protein produces the protein MTRTFPITVHWRQAGRVIQHHVPEGEYILRSFEQQGDPLPFSCRNGCCTACAVRVLEGTIDQSEALGLSRELRAKGYGLLCVARADGPLVVETQDEDEVYELQFGRHFGRGAVRPGLPLDDE, from the coding sequence ATGACCCGCACCTTTCCGATCACCGTTCACTGGCGCCAGGCCGGCCGGGTGATCCAGCACCACGTCCCGGAAGGGGAGTACATCCTGCGCAGCTTCGAGCAGCAGGGGGATCCCCTGCCCTTCAGCTGCCGCAACGGCTGCTGCACCGCCTGTGCGGTGCGGGTGCTGGAGGGAACGATCGATCAGAGCGAGGCCCTGGGCCTGTCGCGCGAGCTGCGGGCCAAGGGATACGGCCTGCTGTGCGTAGCCCGGGCCGACGGCCCCCTGGTGGTGGAGACCCAGGACGAGGACGAGGTCTACGAGCTCCAGTTCGGGCGGCATTTCGGCCGCGGTGCGGTGCGCCCCGGCCTGCCCCTGGACGACGAATAG
- a CDS encoding 4Fe-4S dicluster domain-containing protein, translating into MAHTILTDVCEGVADCVDACPVACIHPGQGANSKGTAFYWIDFDTCIDCGICLQVCPVEGAIVPEEKPELQRRG; encoded by the coding sequence ATGGCCCACACAATCCTCACCGACGTCTGCGAGGGCGTGGCCGATTGCGTCGATGCCTGCCCGGTGGCCTGCATCCATCCCGGACAGGGCGCCAACAGCAAGGGCACGGCCTTCTACTGGATCGACTTCGACACCTGCATCGACTGCGGCATCTGCCTGCAGGTGTGCCCGGTGGAGGGGGCGATCGTGCCCGAGGAGAAGCCCGAGCTGCAGCGCCGCGGCTGA
- the htpG gene encoding molecular chaperone HtpG has translation MLQTEQGQIQIHTENIFPIIKKAVYSGHEVFLRELVSNSVDAISKRRMAAMAGDCSEGPEGKVSIRIDREAKTLTISDNGIGMNAEEVKRYINQVAFSSAEDFLEKYKSESDAIIGHFGLGFYSSFMVAKQVELVTLSARGGSEAVRWSCDGSPSFTLEAAERSEPGTDVILHLMEEELEYIEPARIRTLITTYCDFLPVEVQLEGETVNKRESPWKKSPRDLSDNDYIELYRYLYPFQGDPLLWVHLNTDYPYTLQGILYFPKSTGRADWEKGEIKLYCNNVFVSDSIKEVVPRYLLPLRGVIDSPDIPLNVSRSALQTDRRVRSIGGFVAKKVGDRLKELQRDDPKRYAEIWESLAPFIKIGAMEDDKFADQVAELVLFGTTAAATQDEPAEGQSLDPIPGPEGKAFTTLSGYRSRLEAGNDKRILYCTDEAAQAGALALWKSQGAEVLLADTFIDTQFIPWLEQRHEELKFQRVDSELDDSLQEQESELADADGKDASEKLRELFRKALDNDKVTLQVQALKGDNAPAALILLPEQMRRFNDLDALMQQKLPGLPDHHVLLINRRHPLVAGLQKLSAGAILTTGAAESPSEQLAGDLSRHLYDLARLAVGGLEPNELAGFQQRSSDLMGRLMEKLA, from the coding sequence GTGCTGCAGACGGAACAGGGTCAGATCCAGATCCATACCGAGAACATCTTCCCGATCATCAAGAAGGCCGTCTACAGCGGCCACGAGGTGTTCCTGCGCGAGCTGGTCAGCAACAGCGTCGATGCGATCAGCAAGCGGCGCATGGCCGCCATGGCCGGCGACTGCAGCGAAGGGCCCGAGGGCAAGGTGTCGATCCGCATCGACCGCGAAGCGAAGACGCTGACCATCTCCGACAACGGCATCGGCATGAACGCCGAGGAGGTGAAGCGCTACATCAACCAGGTTGCCTTCTCCAGCGCCGAGGACTTCCTGGAGAAGTACAAGAGCGAGAGCGACGCGATCATCGGCCACTTCGGCCTGGGCTTCTACTCCAGCTTCATGGTGGCGAAGCAGGTGGAGCTGGTGACCCTCTCGGCCCGGGGCGGCAGCGAGGCGGTGCGCTGGAGCTGCGATGGGTCGCCCAGCTTCACTCTGGAGGCGGCCGAGCGCTCCGAGCCCGGCACCGATGTGATCCTGCACCTGATGGAGGAGGAGCTCGAGTACATCGAACCCGCCCGCATCCGCACGCTGATCACCACCTACTGCGACTTCCTGCCGGTGGAGGTGCAGCTGGAGGGCGAGACGGTCAACAAGCGCGAATCGCCCTGGAAAAAGAGTCCGCGTGATCTGAGCGACAACGACTACATCGAGCTGTATCGCTACCTGTATCCGTTCCAGGGCGACCCGCTGCTGTGGGTGCATCTGAACACCGACTATCCCTACACCCTGCAGGGCATCCTCTACTTCCCCAAATCCACAGGGAGGGCCGACTGGGAGAAGGGCGAGATCAAGCTCTACTGCAACAACGTCTTCGTCAGCGATTCGATCAAGGAGGTGGTGCCCCGCTACCTGCTGCCGCTGCGTGGCGTCATCGATTCGCCTGACATCCCGCTCAACGTCAGCCGCTCGGCGCTGCAGACCGACCGGCGCGTGCGCTCGATCGGCGGCTTCGTCGCCAAGAAGGTGGGCGACCGGCTCAAGGAGCTGCAGCGCGACGATCCGAAGCGCTATGCCGAGATCTGGGAATCGCTGGCTCCTTTCATCAAGATCGGCGCCATGGAGGACGACAAGTTCGCCGATCAGGTGGCGGAACTGGTGCTGTTCGGCACGACTGCCGCTGCCACGCAGGATGAGCCCGCCGAAGGCCAGAGCCTCGATCCCATTCCCGGCCCCGAGGGCAAGGCCTTCACCACCCTGTCCGGCTACCGCTCGCGTCTGGAGGCCGGCAACGACAAGCGCATCCTCTACTGCACCGATGAGGCGGCCCAGGCCGGAGCGCTGGCGCTGTGGAAGAGCCAGGGCGCCGAGGTGCTGCTGGCCGACACCTTCATCGACACCCAGTTCATCCCCTGGCTGGAGCAGCGCCATGAGGAGCTGAAGTTCCAGCGGGTCGACAGCGAACTGGACGACTCGCTGCAGGAGCAGGAGAGCGAGCTGGCCGACGCCGACGGCAAGGATGCCTCCGAGAAGCTGCGCGAGCTGTTCAGGAAGGCTCTCGACAACGACAAGGTGACCCTGCAGGTGCAGGCGCTCAAGGGCGACAACGCCCCGGCGGCGCTGATCCTTCTGCCGGAGCAGATGCGCCGCTTCAACGACCTCGACGCGCTGATGCAGCAGAAGCTGCCGGGCCTGCCCGATCACCACGTGCTGCTGATCAACCGCCGCCATCCCCTGGTGGCCGGTCTGCAGAAGCTGTCAGCCGGCGCGATCCTCACCACGGGCGCCGCCGAATCGCCCAGCGAACAGCTGGCCGGCGATCTGAGCCGCCACCTCTACGACCTGGCCCGCCTGGCCGTGGGCGGCCTGGAGCCCAACGAGCTGGCCGGCTTCCAGCAGCGCAGCAGCGACCTGATGGGACGCCTGATGGAGAAGCTGGCCTGA
- a CDS encoding carbohydrate ABC transporter permease, which produces MPEPVRGARLTQGPLALALLMLPALLLLAAVYLWPLLQVSWLSGQASSVLTGLQAIPNGGANWRRLLGDARFWNDAAFTLRFAAVSMALELALGLAIALLLHRPGRGRGALRAAVLLPWALPGTVLALGWRWIFNDPYGPLNTVIQALGLPPYGFLTTPSTTWLFVVLADVWKTTPFVALLLLAGLQSIPPELEESLRLEGASNLQILRRLTLPLLTPWMALALLFRLAQALGLFDLVQVLSRGGPAGSTESLALYAYLQAMRFLDFGYSATLVLATFLLLSALTLAGWLLWRLSLSRLMEAGR; this is translated from the coding sequence ATGCCGGAACCCGTCCGGGGAGCGCGGCTTACGCAGGGGCCTCTGGCTCTGGCGCTGCTGATGCTGCCGGCACTGCTGCTGCTCGCGGCGGTCTACCTGTGGCCGCTGCTGCAGGTGAGCTGGCTCAGCGGCCAGGCGAGCTCGGTGCTCACCGGCCTTCAGGCGATCCCCAACGGCGGCGCCAACTGGCGCCGCCTGCTCGGCGATGCCCGCTTCTGGAATGACGCCGCCTTCACGCTGCGCTTCGCCGCCGTCTCGATGGCGCTGGAGCTGGCCCTCGGCCTGGCGATCGCCCTGCTGCTGCACCGCCCCGGTCGCGGGCGCGGCGCACTCCGCGCAGCGGTGCTGCTGCCCTGGGCCCTCCCGGGCACCGTGCTTGCCCTGGGCTGGCGCTGGATCTTCAACGATCCCTACGGCCCGCTCAACACCGTGATCCAGGCCCTCGGGCTGCCCCCCTACGGCTTCCTCACCACGCCCAGCACCACCTGGCTGTTCGTGGTGCTGGCCGATGTCTGGAAGACCACGCCCTTCGTGGCATTGCTTCTGCTGGCCGGCCTTCAGTCGATCCCGCCCGAGCTGGAGGAGAGCCTGCGGCTGGAGGGCGCCAGCAACCTTCAGATCCTGCGGCGGCTGACCCTGCCCCTGCTCACACCCTGGATGGCCCTGGCGCTCCTGTTCCGACTGGCACAGGCCCTGGGCCTGTTTGATCTGGTGCAGGTTCTCAGCCGCGGCGGCCCCGCCGGCAGCACCGAGAGCCTGGCGCTCTATGCCTATCTGCAGGCGATGCGCTTCCTCGATTTCGGCTACAGCGCCACCCTGGTGCTGGCCACCTTCCTGCTGCTCAGTGCGCTCACCCTGGCGGGCTGGCTGCTGTGGCGCCTGAGCCTGAGCCGACTGATGGAGGCCGGGCGATGA